From the Sphingomonas suaedae genome, one window contains:
- the rplN gene encoding 50S ribosomal protein L14: MIQMQSNLDVADNSGAKRVQCIKVLGGSKRRFAGVGDVIVVSIKEAQPRGKVKKGDVHRAVIVRTAKDVRRADGSVIRFDGNAAVLVNKNEEPIGTRIFGPVVRELRSKGFMKIISLAPEVL; encoded by the coding sequence ATGATCCAGATGCAATCCAATCTCGACGTCGCGGACAATAGCGGCGCGAAGCGGGTTCAGTGCATCAAGGTGCTGGGCGGGTCGAAGCGTCGCTTCGCCGGCGTGGGCGACGTCATCGTCGTCAGCATCAAGGAAGCACAGCCCCGCGGCAAGGTGAAAAAGGGTGACGTGCATCGCGCGGTCATCGTTCGCACCGCCAAGGACGTCCGTCGTGCCGACGGCTCGGTGATCCGCTTCGACGGCAACGCCGCCGTCCTGGTCAACAAGAACGAGGAGCCGATCGGCACCCGTATCTTTGGCCCGGTGGTCCGCGAGCTGCGCTCGAAGGGCTTCATGAAGATCATTTCGCTCGCTCCCGAGGTGCTGTGA
- the rplX gene encoding 50S ribosomal protein L24, protein MAAARIKKGDQVIVLSGKDKGKTGEVVKAMPKDDKVIVSGVNIAVRHTKPSQGDPQGGLKRAEAPLHVSKVAHMTKDGKATRVRFEERDGKKVRVAVKTGDVI, encoded by the coding sequence ATGGCTGCTGCAAGGATCAAGAAGGGCGACCAGGTCATCGTTCTGTCCGGCAAGGACAAGGGCAAGACCGGTGAAGTCGTCAAGGCGATGCCCAAGGATGACAAGGTCATCGTATCGGGCGTGAACATTGCCGTACGCCACACCAAGCCGAGCCAGGGCGACCCCCAGGGTGGCCTGAAGCGCGCCGAGGCGCCGCTGCACGTCTCGAAGGTCGCGCACATGACCAAGGACGGCAAGGCGACCCGCGTCCGCTTTGAAGAGCGCGACGGCAAGAAGGTCCGCGTTGCGGTCAAGACCGGAGATGTCATCTGA
- the rplE gene encoding 50S ribosomal protein L5, whose product MADTYTPRMKSKYDAEIVKAMTEKFGYKNAMEVPKIEKIVLNMGVGEATQDKKKVEQAASEMELIAGQKPVVTKAKKSIAQFKLREGMAIGCKVTLRRERMYEFLDRFITIALPRVRDFRGLSDKSFDGRGNYACGIKEQIVFPEINYDRIDKVRGMDVIVTTTARTDEEARELLRLFGFPFPIEADGEAKQAA is encoded by the coding sequence ATGGCTGACACCTACACCCCCCGCATGAAGTCGAAGTACGACGCGGAAATCGTCAAGGCGATGACCGAGAAGTTCGGCTACAAGAATGCGATGGAAGTGCCGAAGATCGAGAAGATCGTGCTCAACATGGGCGTCGGCGAAGCCACCCAGGACAAGAAGAAGGTCGAGCAGGCGGCTTCCGAAATGGAGCTGATCGCCGGCCAGAAGCCTGTCGTGACCAAGGCCAAGAAGTCGATCGCGCAGTTCAAGCTGCGCGAGGGCATGGCGATCGGTTGCAAAGTGACGCTGCGCCGTGAGCGGATGTACGAGTTTCTCGACCGCTTCATCACCATCGCACTGCCGCGCGTTCGCGATTTCCGCGGCCTGAGCGACAAGTCGTTCGACGGCCGTGGCAACTATGCCTGCGGCATCAAGGAACAGATCGTGTTCCCCGAGATCAACTATGACCGCATCGACAAGGTGCGCGGCATGGACGTGATCGTGACCACCACCGCCAGGACCGACGAGGAAGCCCGCGAGCTTCTCCGTCTCTTCGGTTTCCCGTTCCCCATCGAGGCGGACGGCGAAGCGAAGCAGGCAGCGTAA
- the rpsN gene encoding 30S ribosomal protein S14 translates to MAKLSSVLKNERRKKLVKKYAGKYAKLKAVANDKSLDDTERLIARLKMAEIPRNGNPTRIRNRCELTGRPRGYYRKFRLARVMLRDLANKGLIPGVTKSSW, encoded by the coding sequence ATGGCGAAACTGAGTTCCGTGCTCAAGAACGAGCGTCGCAAGAAGCTGGTGAAGAAATATGCCGGCAAATATGCGAAACTGAAGGCGGTAGCGAACGACAAGTCGCTCGATGATACCGAGCGTCTGATCGCGCGCCTGAAGATGGCGGAGATCCCGCGCAACGGGAATCCGACGCGCATCCGCAACCGGTGCGAGCTGACCGGCCGTCCGCGCGGTTATTACCGCAAGTTCCGTCTGGCGCGCGTGATGCTGCGCGATCTGGCCAATAAGGGCCTGATCCCCGGCGTCACCAAGTCGAGCTGGTAA
- the rpsH gene encoding 30S ribosomal protein S8, with product MALTDPLGDMLTRIRNGQRARKDSVLTPASKLRTRVLDVLQREGYIRGYSEEQMGPAAGIRIELKYFEGQPAIKSIARVSKPGRRVYSGSKELPTVRNGLGITIVSTPRGVLSDTEAREQNVGGEVLAEVF from the coding sequence ATGGCATTGACCGATCCCCTGGGTGATATGCTCACCCGCATCCGCAACGGCCAGCGCGCGCGCAAGGACAGCGTCCTGACGCCTGCGTCGAAGCTGCGCACCCGCGTGCTCGACGTGCTTCAGCGCGAAGGCTATATCCGTGGTTACAGCGAAGAGCAGATGGGCCCTGCGGCCGGCATCCGCATCGAGCTGAAATATTTCGAGGGCCAGCCCGCGATCAAGTCGATCGCGCGCGTTTCGAAGCCGGGCCGCCGCGTCTATTCGGGCAGCAAGGAGCTTCCGACGGTTCGCAACGGCCTTGGCATCACCATCGTTTCGACGCCGCGCGGCGTGCTTTCCGACACGGAAGCGCGCGAGCAGAATGTCGGCGGCGAAGTGCTGGCGGAGGTATTCTGA
- the rplF gene encoding 50S ribosomal protein L6 yields MSRTGKKPITVPAGVTASVEGGKVSVKGPKGTLTMPAADDISYEVGDGMIVVKPANDTKRAKAFWGMQRTLVQNLVTGVTEGFTKKLLITGVGYRANAQGRKLKLQLGYSHDVDLDVPEGVEVKTPDQTTVEISGNDKQAVGQFAAEIRRWRKPEPYKGKGIKYDGEFIFRKEGKKK; encoded by the coding sequence ATGAGCCGCACCGGTAAGAAGCCGATCACCGTCCCCGCAGGCGTTACCGCCAGCGTCGAGGGCGGCAAGGTCAGCGTCAAGGGGCCCAAGGGTACCCTGACGATGCCCGCAGCCGACGACATCTCTTATGAGGTCGGCGATGGCATGATCGTCGTGAAGCCTGCCAACGACACCAAGCGCGCCAAGGCGTTCTGGGGCATGCAGCGCACGCTGGTGCAGAATTTGGTCACCGGCGTGACCGAGGGCTTCACCAAGAAGCTGCTGATCACCGGCGTCGGCTATCGCGCCAACGCACAGGGTCGCAAGCTGAAGCTGCAGCTCGGCTATTCGCACGACGTCGATCTGGACGTGCCGGAAGGTGTGGAGGTGAAGACCCCCGACCAGACGACCGTCGAGATCTCCGGCAACGACAAGCAGGCTGTCGGCCAGTTTGCCGCGGAAATCCGTCGCTGGCGTAAGCCCGAGCCGTACAAGGGCAAGGGCATCAAGTACGACGGCGAGTTCATCTTCCGCAAGGAAGGGAAGAAGAAGTAA
- the rplR gene encoding 50S ribosomal protein L18: protein MSKGLSLFEKRRRRNRTALRAHAGSRPRLSVHRSGKHIYVQVIDDAQGKTLAAASTLDKDVRGQNGANVDAAKAVGARIAEAAKKAGVTQVVFDRGGFLFHGRVKALADAAREGGLEF from the coding sequence ATGAGCAAGGGTCTCTCTCTCTTCGAGAAGCGGCGTCGCCGCAACCGCACCGCGCTCCGCGCGCATGCAGGCAGCCGTCCGCGGCTGTCGGTGCACCGTTCGGGCAAGCACATCTATGTGCAGGTGATCGACGACGCCCAGGGCAAGACCCTGGCCGCCGCCTCGACGCTGGACAAGGATGTGCGCGGCCAGAACGGCGCGAATGTCGATGCGGCCAAGGCCGTCGGCGCCCGCATCGCGGAAGCCGCCAAGAAGGCTGGCGTGACGCAGGTCGTGTTCGACCGTGGCGGGTTCCTGTTCCACGGACGCGTCAAGGCGCTGGCGGATGCCGCGCGTGAAGGCGGATTGGAGTTCTAA
- the rpsE gene encoding 30S ribosomal protein S5: MADEQNQTPAEGAPEAAATEAPRRGRGGRGGDNRGGGRDNRGGRGRRDDRRGPGADDGGEELIEKLVHINRVSKTVKGGKRFGFAALVVVGDGKGRVGFGHGKAREVPEAISKATAAAKKKMVRVPLREGRTLHHDGRGHFGAGKVTVRSAPAGTGIIAGGPMRAVFESLGVADVVTKSVGTSNPYNMIRATFEALGDQYSPKAVAQRRGKKIADLLGRGGSQTAEADAAAITE, encoded by the coding sequence ATGGCTGACGAACAGAACCAGACGCCCGCCGAGGGCGCACCCGAAGCCGCAGCAACCGAGGCTCCCCGTCGTGGCCGTGGTGGCCGTGGTGGCGACAATCGCGGCGGTGGTCGTGACAATCGCGGTGGCCGTGGCCGTCGCGACGATCGGCGCGGCCCCGGTGCCGACGATGGTGGCGAAGAGCTGATCGAGAAGCTCGTCCACATCAACCGCGTCAGCAAGACCGTGAAGGGCGGCAAGCGCTTCGGCTTTGCCGCGCTGGTCGTGGTCGGCGATGGCAAGGGCCGTGTCGGCTTTGGCCATGGCAAGGCGCGCGAAGTGCCGGAAGCCATCAGCAAGGCGACTGCCGCTGCCAAGAAGAAGATGGTCCGCGTGCCGCTGCGCGAGGGCCGGACGCTGCACCATGACGGTCGGGGCCATTTCGGCGCCGGCAAGGTCACGGTTCGCTCGGCACCTGCGGGTACCGGCATCATCGCCGGTGGTCCGATGCGCGCCGTGTTCGAGAGCCTGGGCGTCGCCGACGTGGTGACCAAGTCGGTCGGTACGTCGAACCCCTACAACATGATCCGCGCCACCTTTGAGGCACTGGGCGACCAGTATTCCCCGAAGGCGGTGGCCCAGCGTCGCGGCAAGAAGATTGCCGACCTGCTTGGCCGTGGCGGCTCGCAGACTGCCGAGGCTGACGCCGCGGCGATCACGGAGTAA
- the rpmD gene encoding 50S ribosomal protein L30, translating to MAKIKVKQIGSPIRRTKDQRATLIGLGLNKMHKVSELEDTPEVRGMIRKLPHMVEVVEG from the coding sequence ATGGCGAAGATCAAGGTAAAGCAGATCGGATCGCCGATCCGCCGGACCAAGGATCAGCGCGCGACGCTGATCGGCCTGGGCCTCAACAAGATGCACAAGGTCAGCGAACTCGAGGATACCCCCGAGGTCCGCGGCATGATCCGCAAGCTGCCCCACATGGTCGAGGTGGTCGAGGGCTGA
- the rplO gene encoding 50S ribosomal protein L15, which yields MKLNDLTDNEGARKGRMRVGRGIGSGKGKTAGRGQKGAKARSGVAINGFEGGQMPLHMRLPKRGFNNPNGKDYAEVNLGMIQKLIDAGKLTATEIDHAALKAVGLARGGKDGVRLLGKGELKAKLAFTVAGASKGAIEAVEKAGGSVTIPTIVPAAEKHAAKHRSVQKVIAAKKAGKA from the coding sequence ATGAAACTGAACGATCTCACCGACAATGAAGGCGCCCGGAAGGGCCGGATGCGCGTTGGACGCGGCATCGGTTCGGGCAAGGGCAAGACCGCAGGCCGCGGCCAGAAGGGTGCGAAGGCACGCTCGGGCGTCGCGATCAACGGCTTCGAGGGCGGCCAGATGCCGCTCCACATGCGCCTTCCGAAGCGCGGCTTCAACAATCCGAACGGAAAGGACTATGCCGAGGTCAATCTGGGCATGATCCAGAAGCTGATCGACGCCGGCAAGCTGACCGCGACCGAGATCGACCATGCGGCGCTGAAGGCCGTCGGCCTGGCGCGTGGCGGCAAGGACGGGGTGCGCTTGCTCGGCAAGGGCGAGTTGAAGGCGAAGCTCGCCTTCACCGTCGCCGGCGCATCGAAGGGCGCGATCGAGGCGGTCGAAAAGGCCGGTGGCAGCGTCACCATCCCGACGATCGTTCCGGCCGCAGAGAAACATGCCGCCAAGCATCGCTCGGTCCAGAAGGTCATCGCCGCCAAGAAGGCCGGTAAGGCCTGA
- the secY gene encoding preprotein translocase subunit SecY, protein MASAADQFATGLNLSKFGQATELKKRLWFTLGALIIFRMLSFVPLPGVDPTQLGLLAERTQGGVLDFFNTFSGGALERMSVIALGVMPYITASIVVQLATSLSPTLAAIKKEGESGRKKLNQYTRYGTVALTAIQGYFIAVGLEALGASQGLAPVVEPGMLFRIAAVISLIGGTMFLMWLGEQITSRGVGNGISLIIMAGIVAHLPTTLVQLFEGGRTGSMNPVTLFAILAAVAGLILFICFMERAQRRILIQYPKRQTQRGVQSERSHLPLKINTAGVIPPIFASSLLLMPLTISQFAGQQQAGQGWASDFIISLNQYLQHGSLVYMALYGAGIIFFSFFYTAVVFNPEETADNLKKYGGFIPGIRPGKNTEAYFDYVLTRITVIGAAYLTFICLVPEYLVSALAIPFYLGGTSLLIVVNVTMDTVTQIQSHLLAHQYGDLIKKAKLKGGRLR, encoded by the coding sequence ATGGCATCCGCAGCCGATCAATTCGCAACCGGCCTCAACCTGTCCAAATTTGGGCAGGCCACCGAACTCAAGAAGCGCCTGTGGTTCACGCTGGGCGCGTTGATCATCTTTCGGATGCTCAGCTTCGTGCCGCTGCCCGGCGTCGATCCGACGCAGTTGGGGCTGCTTGCGGAGCGCACGCAGGGCGGCGTGCTCGACTTTTTCAACACCTTCTCGGGCGGCGCGCTGGAGCGCATGTCGGTAATCGCGCTGGGCGTGATGCCGTACATCACCGCATCGATCGTGGTGCAGCTCGCGACCTCGCTGTCGCCGACGCTGGCAGCGATCAAGAAGGAAGGTGAGAGCGGGCGTAAGAAGCTCAACCAATATACCCGCTACGGCACGGTCGCGTTGACCGCGATCCAGGGCTATTTCATCGCCGTGGGGCTTGAAGCGCTTGGCGCGAGCCAGGGGCTGGCGCCGGTGGTCGAACCGGGAATGCTGTTCCGCATCGCAGCGGTCATCAGCCTGATCGGCGGGACGATGTTCCTGATGTGGCTGGGCGAGCAGATCACCAGCCGTGGCGTGGGCAACGGCATCAGCCTGATCATCATGGCGGGCATCGTCGCGCATCTGCCGACCACGCTGGTTCAGCTGTTCGAGGGCGGCCGTACCGGTTCGATGAACCCGGTCACGCTGTTCGCGATCCTGGCGGCGGTCGCCGGTCTGATCCTGTTCATCTGCTTCATGGAGCGGGCGCAGCGCCGGATCCTGATCCAATATCCCAAGCGCCAGACGCAGCGCGGCGTTCAGTCGGAGCGCAGCCATCTGCCGCTCAAGATCAACACCGCCGGCGTGATTCCGCCGATCTTCGCATCGTCGCTGCTGCTCATGCCGCTGACGATCAGCCAGTTCGCCGGTCAGCAGCAGGCGGGCCAGGGCTGGGCGAGCGACTTCATCATCAGCCTCAACCAGTATCTCCAGCACGGATCGCTGGTGTACATGGCGCTGTATGGCGCGGGCATCATCTTCTTCTCCTTCTTCTACACCGCCGTGGTGTTCAATCCGGAGGAGACGGCGGATAATCTCAAGAAATATGGCGGCTTCATCCCCGGCATCCGCCCGGGCAAGAACACCGAAGCCTATTTCGATTATGTCCTGACGCGTATCACCGTGATCGGTGCGGCATATCTGACCTTCATCTGCCTCGTGCCGGAATATCTTGTGTCGGCGCTCGCGATCCCCTTCTATCTGGGCGGCACCAGCCTGCTCATCGTCGTCAACGTGACGATGGACACGGTGACCCAGATCCAGTCGCACCTGCTGGCCCACCAGTATGGCGACCTGATCAAGAAGGCGAAGCTGAAGGGCGGCCGCCTGCGCTAA
- a CDS encoding adenylate kinase: MNIILLGPPGAGKGTQASRLENERGMVQLSTGDMLRAAVKAGTPIGLKAKAVMDAGELVSDEIVSGIIGDRLDELGDAKGAIFDGYPRTAAQAESLDTILAERGRTLDHVIELVVDEDALVERITGRFTCAKCGEGYHDSFKLPKAQGVCDVCGSTEFKRRPDDNEETVRTRMAEYRAKTAPILPIYEARGLVKRVDGMADIGEVTAAIEAILDGK; this comes from the coding sequence TTGAACATCATCCTGTTGGGGCCTCCGGGCGCGGGCAAGGGAACCCAGGCGTCGCGGCTCGAAAACGAGCGCGGCATGGTCCAGCTCTCGACCGGCGACATGCTGCGCGCCGCGGTGAAGGCGGGGACGCCGATCGGACTCAAGGCCAAGGCGGTGATGGACGCGGGCGAACTGGTCAGCGACGAGATCGTCAGCGGCATCATCGGCGACCGGCTGGACGAGCTTGGCGATGCCAAGGGCGCGATCTTCGATGGCTATCCCCGCACCGCGGCCCAGGCTGAGTCGCTCGACACGATCCTGGCCGAACGCGGCCGCACGCTCGACCATGTGATCGAGCTGGTCGTCGATGAGGACGCGCTGGTCGAGCGGATCACCGGGCGCTTCACTTGTGCCAAATGCGGCGAGGGGTATCACGACAGCTTCAAGCTGCCGAAGGCCCAGGGCGTTTGCGACGTGTGCGGCTCGACCGAGTTCAAGCGCCGTCCCGACGACAATGAGGAAACGGTGCGGACCCGGATGGCCGAATATCGGGCCAAGACGGCGCCGATCCTGCCGATCTACGAAGCGCGCGGGCTGGTGAAGCGGGTCGACGGCATGGCCGATATCGGCGAAGTCACTGCCGCGATCGAAGCGATCCTCGACGGAAAGTGA
- a CDS encoding amidase: protein MQTDPNQSEMPITRRALLAAPAVLAPSHTLATARPAAGMDAIIAMDAVDLAAAIRRRDLSAREVMTAHLKQIDTLNPRFNAIVSRASSEALLRVADDCDREAAAGRFRGALHGFPHAVKDTAPARGLRFTQGTPLLRDNYPAADSLVVSRMRAAGAVFIGKTNVPEFALGSHSFNPLFGVTRNAWNPAVSAGGSSGGAAVALALRMVPLADGSDFGGSLRNPAGWNNIFGYRPSFGRVPSVPSSDVFGQTFAVSGPMARRVRDVAFLLSIQAGADSRSPFSLKEDPARFAGSLDREWKGRRIGWLGNLQGALATEPGVLDTCKKALSAFRTIGMEVEEARLSLSAEEMWRTAVTLRHWSVGADLIGYYSDPAKRRLMKPEAIWEVEGYLKLTGRQVAEASEGRTRIYQAFRDLFDRYDFLILPTAQVFPFDVAQHWPRSIAGREMDSYHRWMEVTLPATMAGLPVLAAPAGFGGARQLPIGIQIIGPNHADLAVLQVGHAYERASPWIAQTLPEALRG from the coding sequence ATGCAAACCGACCCGAACCAAAGCGAAATGCCGATCACGCGCCGCGCTCTGCTCGCCGCTCCTGCGGTGCTGGCGCCCTCCCACACCCTCGCCACGGCCCGCCCCGCCGCCGGGATGGACGCGATCATCGCGATGGATGCCGTCGATCTCGCCGCCGCGATCCGCCGCCGCGACCTTTCGGCGCGGGAGGTGATGACCGCCCACCTCAAGCAGATCGACACACTCAATCCCCGGTTCAACGCGATCGTCTCACGCGCTTCGTCCGAGGCACTGCTGCGGGTGGCGGACGATTGCGACCGGGAGGCAGCCGCAGGCCGGTTTCGCGGGGCGCTCCACGGTTTCCCCCATGCGGTGAAGGACACCGCCCCCGCCCGGGGCCTGCGCTTCACCCAGGGAACGCCGCTCCTGCGTGACAATTATCCGGCAGCCGATTCGCTCGTCGTGTCGCGGATGCGCGCGGCCGGAGCGGTCTTCATCGGCAAGACCAACGTCCCGGAATTTGCGCTGGGATCGCACAGCTTCAATCCGCTGTTCGGCGTGACGCGCAATGCCTGGAACCCCGCAGTTTCGGCCGGCGGCAGCAGCGGCGGTGCGGCGGTTGCACTGGCACTACGCATGGTGCCGCTCGCCGATGGCAGCGATTTCGGCGGATCATTGCGCAACCCGGCGGGGTGGAACAACATCTTCGGCTACCGCCCTTCTTTCGGCCGCGTCCCCTCCGTGCCGTCAAGCGACGTGTTCGGACAGACCTTCGCGGTCTCCGGTCCCATGGCGCGGCGCGTTCGCGACGTCGCGTTCCTCCTGTCGATTCAGGCCGGAGCGGATTCGCGCTCCCCCTTCTCGCTCAAGGAGGATCCCGCCCGCTTTGCCGGATCGCTCGACCGCGAATGGAAGGGGCGCCGTATCGGCTGGCTCGGCAACCTGCAGGGCGCACTGGCGACCGAACCGGGGGTACTCGACACCTGCAAGAAGGCGCTGTCAGCCTTCCGAACCATCGGCATGGAGGTCGAAGAAGCGCGACTGAGCCTCTCCGCCGAGGAGATGTGGCGCACCGCGGTTACGTTACGCCACTGGTCGGTCGGCGCCGACCTGATCGGCTATTATTCGGACCCGGCCAAGCGCCGCCTGATGAAGCCCGAAGCGATCTGGGAGGTCGAAGGCTATCTCAAACTGACCGGACGACAGGTCGCCGAAGCCTCCGAGGGGCGCACACGCATCTATCAGGCGTTTCGCGATCTGTTCGACCGCTATGATTTCCTGATCCTGCCCACCGCGCAGGTCTTCCCCTTCGATGTCGCGCAGCACTGGCCGCGCAGCATCGCGGGGCGCGAGATGGACAGCTATCATCGCTGGATGGAGGTCACCTTGCCCGCCACGATGGCGGGCCTGCCGGTACTGGCGGCCCCCGCAGGGTTTGGCGGGGCGCGGCAACTCCCGATCGGAATCCAGATCATCGGCCCGAACCATGCCGACCTGGCCGTGCTGCAGGTCGGCCACGCCTATGAACGCGCTTCGCCCTGGATCGCGCAGACGCTTCCCGAAGCGCTCCGCGGTTGA
- the map gene encoding type I methionyl aminopeptidase, whose translation MVKTADELALMRISGRLLASVFEMLDGLTLDGMSTMQVNDLVERFITDGLAARPASKGQYGFKYVLNCSINHVVCHGVPDDAEVIRDGDIINLDITLEKNGFIADSSKTYLVGTVSPSARRLVRVTQEAMWKGIRQVRPGAHLGDIGAAIERHAKQHGYSVVRDFCGHGIGREMHEEPSVLNFGRPGTGMKLREGMVFTVEPMLNQGSRRIETLDDGWTVVTRDGKLSAQFEHTVAVTATGVEVLTLRSDEKLAA comes from the coding sequence ATGGTCAAGACTGCAGACGAACTGGCGCTGATGCGTATTTCCGGCAGGCTGCTGGCATCGGTGTTCGAAATGCTCGACGGTCTCACGCTCGACGGCATGTCGACGATGCAGGTCAACGATCTGGTCGAACGCTTCATCACCGATGGTCTCGCCGCCCGCCCGGCGAGCAAGGGGCAATATGGCTTCAAATATGTCCTGAACTGCTCGATCAACCACGTTGTCTGCCACGGCGTACCCGATGATGCGGAGGTCATCCGCGACGGCGACATCATCAATCTCGACATCACGCTGGAAAAGAACGGCTTCATCGCCGATTCCAGCAAGACCTATCTGGTCGGCACCGTCTCGCCCTCCGCGCGACGGCTGGTCCGCGTGACGCAGGAGGCAATGTGGAAGGGCATCAGGCAGGTCCGCCCTGGCGCCCATCTCGGCGATATCGGCGCGGCGATCGAGCGTCATGCCAAGCAGCACGGCTATTCGGTCGTCCGCGACTTTTGCGGCCACGGCATCGGCCGCGAAATGCATGAGGAACCCTCGGTCCTCAATTTCGGCCGTCCCGGCACCGGCATGAAACTGCGCGAAGGCATGGTGTTCACCGTCGAGCCGATGCTCAACCAGGGCAGCCGCCGGATCGAGACGCTGGACGATGGCTGGACCGTGGTGACCCGCGACGGCAAGCTCTCCGCCCAGTTCGAACATACCGTCGCGGTTACCGCGACCGGCGTGGAAGTCCTGACCCTGCGCAGTGACGAGAAACTAGCTGCCTGA
- a CDS encoding ParD-like family protein → MGIVKIDEDLHEQIRRASTVMCRSINAQAEFWMKIGMLAEANPTLSFSDIVKMQLAAVTEAPPPARAAA, encoded by the coding sequence ATGGGTATCGTCAAGATCGACGAGGATCTGCACGAACAAATCCGCCGCGCCAGCACGGTGATGTGCCGGTCGATCAACGCCCAGGCCGAATTCTGGATGAAGATCGGAATGCTCGCCGAAGCCAATCCGACCCTGTCGTTCAGCGACATCGTCAAGATGCAGCTCGCCGCCGTCACCGAAGCGCCACCGCCGGCACGAGCTGCAGCCTGA
- a CDS encoding type III PLP-dependent enzyme produces MHKHHSALGLAKALRPVEPVTLVRPHAAKRAARFFVEKFPGTVLYAVKANPSPELLQILWDSGVTHYDVASIGEVRMARRALPKATLCFMHPVKAEEAIEEAYFVHGVRTFSLDTMDELEKIVRATRGATDLNLCVRIRVSSDHSKLSLAAKFGAEPEDVAELLVATRQAADALGICFHVGSQAMTPAAYAEAMERVRAAIVASSVTVDIVDVGGGFPSTYPGMEPPPLDAYFGVIHNAFENLPISYSAELWCEPGRALCAEYSSLIVRVEKRRGDELYINDGAYGALFDAAHVGWRFPVRVLRDDADEAMEMTEYSFYGPTCDDLDHMAGPFELPSDIQAGDYIEVGMLGAYGCAMRTAFNGFGADTVHSVSDEPMATLYSGIAIERPSNVVSLDQFKRRARR; encoded by the coding sequence TTGCACAAGCATCATAGCGCGCTGGGGCTAGCGAAAGCCCTTCGTCCCGTCGAGCCGGTAACGCTCGTTCGTCCGCACGCTGCAAAGCGCGCCGCCCGCTTCTTTGTCGAGAAGTTTCCGGGAACGGTGCTCTATGCCGTCAAGGCGAATCCCTCTCCCGAATTGCTGCAGATCCTGTGGGACAGCGGCGTGACGCATTATGACGTCGCGTCGATCGGCGAAGTGCGCATGGCGCGCCGCGCCCTGCCCAAGGCGACCCTGTGCTTCATGCACCCGGTCAAGGCCGAGGAAGCGATCGAGGAAGCCTATTTCGTCCATGGCGTCCGCACCTTCAGCCTCGACACGATGGACGAGCTGGAGAAGATCGTGCGCGCGACTCGTGGCGCGACCGACCTGAACCTGTGCGTCCGAATCCGCGTATCGTCGGATCATTCGAAGCTGAGCCTCGCCGCCAAATTCGGCGCGGAGCCCGAGGATGTGGCCGAATTGCTGGTTGCGACCCGTCAGGCGGCCGATGCGCTGGGCATCTGCTTCCATGTCGGTAGCCAGGCGATGACCCCGGCCGCCTATGCGGAGGCGATGGAGCGCGTGCGGGCGGCGATCGTCGCCTCGTCGGTCACCGTCGACATCGTCGATGTCGGTGGCGGCTTCCCGTCGACCTATCCGGGGATGGAGCCCCCGCCGCTCGACGCCTATTTCGGCGTCATCCACAATGCGTTCGAGAATCTGCCGATCTCGTACAGCGCCGAATTGTGGTGCGAGCCGGGCCGCGCGCTGTGCGCCGAGTACAGCTCGCTGATCGTCCGCGTCGAAAAGCGCCGCGGCGACGAGCTGTATATCAACGACGGTGCTTATGGCGCGCTGTTCGATGCCGCGCATGTCGGCTGGCGCTTCCCGGTCCGCGTCCTGCGCGACGATGCCGATGAAGCGATGGAGATGACCGAATACAGCTTCTACGGCCCGACCTGTGACGATCTCGATCATATGGCCGGCCCGTTCGAACTGCCTTCGGACATTCAGGCCGGCGATTATATCGAGGTCGGGATGCTCGGCGCCTATGGCTGTGCCATGCGCACCGCGTTCAACGGCTTCGGGGCGGACACGGTGCACAGCGTCAGCGACGAACCGATGGCGACGCTCTATTCGGGCATTGCGATCGAACGCCCGAGCAACGTCGTCAGCCTCGACCAGTTCAAGCGCCGCGCGCGCCGCTGA